One region of Carassius gibelio isolate Cgi1373 ecotype wild population from Czech Republic chromosome A1, carGib1.2-hapl.c, whole genome shotgun sequence genomic DNA includes:
- the LOC128002503 gene encoding uncharacterized protein LOC128002503 isoform X1 has product MIFVRLQAARMTARVYFLLIAVLSCLFGYLNTTRAIQRQSKVKPGQCPLPERIPLWAESCFNDGQCPATRKCCPTPSGFACTEPRDQGRSQVQGSGPGQGSRHGQGSSSGWVQASGQGSSQGKGSGPGQSSGRGQGSSRVKGSGQVHGHGPGQDSGHGDVQGKGSGPGSRPGQSSSHGQGSVQGKVSGLGQGSGQRQGSSHGPGLGQGKGSGQGSRPVKVSGQGKGSGQSQGSGQGKASGPGQGSSHGSGKGSGPGQASGKGSGQGHGPGQGSGHGQGQVKANGQGSRQGHGTGQGSGHGQGQVKANGQGSRQGHGTGEGSGHGQGQVKANGQGSRQGHGQGQVKANGQGSRQGQGLGQGSGQGLGLGQGSGWGPWWPWGRPGPWGRWGPWW; this is encoded by the exons ATGATCTTTGTGAGATTGCAGGCTGCGAGGATGACCGCTCGAGTTTATTTCTTGTTGATTGCCGTTTTATCGTGTCTGTTTGGATACCTGAACACTACTCGCGCTATTCAAAGACAAAGCAAAG tgaagccgggtcagtgtcccTTACCGGAAAGGATTCCACTGTGGGCTGAAAGCTGTTTCAATGATGGACAGTGTCCAGCCACACGGAAGTGTTGCCCAACCCCCAGTGGCTTTGCATGCACTGAACCACGTGATCAGGGACGCAGCCAAGTACAGGGCAGTGGACCGGGCCAGGGAAGCCGCCACGGACAAGGATCGAGTAGTGGATGGGTTCAGGCTAGTGGGCAGGGTAGCAGCCAGGGTAAGGGTAGTGGACCAGGACAGTCTAGTGGCCGTGGCCAGGGAAGCAGCCGGGTTAAGGGAAGTGGACAGGTCCATGGCCACGGACCTGGACAGGATAGTGGCCACGGAGACGTCCAGGGTAAGGGAAGTGGACCGGGTAGCAGACCAGGACAGTCTAGCAGCCATGGCCAGGGAAGCGTCCAGGGTAAGGTAAGTGGTCTGGGACAGGGTAGTGGACAGAGGCAGGGAAGCAGCCATGGACCGGGTCTTGGCCAGGGTAAGGGAAGTGGACAGGGTAGTAGACCAGTAAAGGTTAGCGGCCAGGGTAAGGGAAGTGGACAgagccagggaagcggccagggtaaGGCGAGTGGACCAGGCCAGGGAAGCAGCCATGGATCAGGTAAGGGAAGTGGACCGGGCCAGGCTAGCGGTAAGGGAAGTGGACAGGGCCACGGacctggacagggaagtggccacggACAGGGCCAGGTTAAGGCAAATGGACAGGGTAGCAGACAGGGCCACGGaactggacagggaagtggccacggACAGGGCCAGGTTAAGGCAAATGGACAGGGTAGCAGACAGGGCCACGGAACTGGAGAGGGAAGTGGCCACGGACAGGGCCAGGTTAAAGCAAATGGACAGGGTAGCAGACAGGGCCACGGACAGGGCCAGGTTAAGGCAAATGGACAGGGTAGCAGACAGGGCCAGGGActgggccagggaagcggacagggactGGGActgggccagggaagcggctggGGACCGTGGTGGCCGTGGGGCAGACCGGGACCGTGGGGCAGATGGGGACCGTGGTGGTAG
- the LOC128002503 gene encoding uncharacterized protein LOC128002503 isoform X4, which yields MIFVRLQAARMTARVYFLLIAVLSCLFGYLNTTRAIQRQSKVKPGQCPLPERIPLWAESCFNDGQCPATRKCCPTPSGFACTEPRDQGRSQVQGSGPGQGSRHGQGSSSGWVQASGQGSSQGKGSGPGQSSGRGQGSSRVKGSGQVHGHGPGQDSGHGDVQGKGSGPGSRPGQSSSHGQGSVQGKVSGLGQGSGQRQGSSHGPGLGQGKGSGQGSRPVKVSGQGKGSGQSQGSGQGKASGPGQGSSHGSGKGSGPGQASGKGSGQGHGPGQGSGHGQGQVKANGQGSRQGHGTGEGSGHGQGQVKANGQGSRQGHGQGQVKANGQGSRQGQGLGQGSGQGLGLGQGSGWGPWWPWGRPGPWGRWGPWW from the exons ATGATCTTTGTGAGATTGCAGGCTGCGAGGATGACCGCTCGAGTTTATTTCTTGTTGATTGCCGTTTTATCGTGTCTGTTTGGATACCTGAACACTACTCGCGCTATTCAAAGACAAAGCAAAG tgaagccgggtcagtgtcccTTACCGGAAAGGATTCCACTGTGGGCTGAAAGCTGTTTCAATGATGGACAGTGTCCAGCCACACGGAAGTGTTGCCCAACCCCCAGTGGCTTTGCATGCACTGAACCACGTGATCAGGGACGCAGCCAAGTACAGGGCAGTGGACCGGGCCAGGGAAGCCGCCACGGACAAGGATCGAGTAGTGGATGGGTTCAGGCTAGTGGGCAGGGTAGCAGCCAGGGTAAGGGTAGTGGACCAGGACAGTCTAGTGGCCGTGGCCAGGGAAGCAGCCGGGTTAAGGGAAGTGGACAGGTCCATGGCCACGGACCTGGACAGGATAGTGGCCACGGAGACGTCCAGGGTAAGGGAAGTGGACCGGGTAGCAGACCAGGACAGTCTAGCAGCCATGGCCAGGGAAGCGTCCAGGGTAAGGTAAGTGGTCTGGGACAGGGTAGTGGACAGAGGCAGGGAAGCAGCCATGGACCGGGTCTTGGCCAGGGTAAGGGAAGTGGACAGGGTAGTAGACCAGTAAAGGTTAGCGGCCAGGGTAAGGGAAGTGGACAgagccagggaagcggccagggtaaGGCGAGTGGACCAGGCCAGGGAAGCAGCCATGGATCAGGTAAGGGAAGTGGACCGGGCCAGGCTAGCGGTAAGGGAAGTGGACAGGGCCACGGacctggacagggaagtggccacggACAGGGCCAG GTTAAGGCAAATGGACAGGGTAGCAGACAGGGCCACGGAACTGGAGAGGGAAGTGGCCACGGACAGGGCCAGGTTAAAGCAAATGGACAGGGTAGCAGACAGGGCCACGGACAGGGCCAGGTTAAGGCAAATGGACAGGGTAGCAGACAGGGCCAGGGActgggccagggaagcggacagggactGGGActgggccagggaagcggctggGGACCGTGGTGGCCGTGGGGCAGACCGGGACCGTGGGGCAGATGGGGACCGTGGTGGTAG
- the LOC128002503 gene encoding uncharacterized protein LOC128002503 isoform X9 → MIFVRLQAARMTARVYFLLIAVLSCLFGYLNTTRAIQRQSKVKPGQCPLPERIPLWAESCFNDGQCPATRKCCPTPSGFACTEPRDQGRSQVQGSGPGQGSRHGQGSSSGWVQASGQGSSQGKGSGPGQSSGRGQGSSRVKGSGQVHGHGPGQDSGHGDVQGKGSGPGSRPGQSSSHGQGSVQGKVSGLGQGSGQRQGSSHGPGLGQGKGSGQGSRPVKVSGQGKGSGQSQGSGQGKASGPGQGSSHGSGKGSGPGQASGKGSGQGHGPGQGSGHGQGQVKANGQGSRQGHGTGEGSGHGQGQVKANGQGSRQGQGLGQGSGQGLGLGQGSGWGPWWPWGRPGPWGRWGPWW, encoded by the exons ATGATCTTTGTGAGATTGCAGGCTGCGAGGATGACCGCTCGAGTTTATTTCTTGTTGATTGCCGTTTTATCGTGTCTGTTTGGATACCTGAACACTACTCGCGCTATTCAAAGACAAAGCAAAG tgaagccgggtcagtgtcccTTACCGGAAAGGATTCCACTGTGGGCTGAAAGCTGTTTCAATGATGGACAGTGTCCAGCCACACGGAAGTGTTGCCCAACCCCCAGTGGCTTTGCATGCACTGAACCACGTGATCAGGGACGCAGCCAAGTACAGGGCAGTGGACCGGGCCAGGGAAGCCGCCACGGACAAGGATCGAGTAGTGGATGGGTTCAGGCTAGTGGGCAGGGTAGCAGCCAGGGTAAGGGTAGTGGACCAGGACAGTCTAGTGGCCGTGGCCAGGGAAGCAGCCGGGTTAAGGGAAGTGGACAGGTCCATGGCCACGGACCTGGACAGGATAGTGGCCACGGAGACGTCCAGGGTAAGGGAAGTGGACCGGGTAGCAGACCAGGACAGTCTAGCAGCCATGGCCAGGGAAGCGTCCAGGGTAAGGTAAGTGGTCTGGGACAGGGTAGTGGACAGAGGCAGGGAAGCAGCCATGGACCGGGTCTTGGCCAGGGTAAGGGAAGTGGACAGGGTAGTAGACCAGTAAAGGTTAGCGGCCAGGGTAAGGGAAGTGGACAgagccagggaagcggccagggtaaGGCGAGTGGACCAGGCCAGGGAAGCAGCCATGGATCAGGTAAGGGAAGTGGACCGGGCCAGGCTAGCGGTAAGGGAAGTGGACAGGGCCACGGacctggacagggaagtggccacggACAGGGCCAG GTTAAGGCAAATGGACAGGGTAGCAGACAGGGCCACGGAACTGGAGAGGGAAGTGGCCACGGACAGGGCCAG GTTAAGGCAAATGGACAGGGTAGCAGACAGGGCCAGGGActgggccagggaagcggacagggactGGGActgggccagggaagcggctggGGACCGTGGTGGCCGTGGGGCAGACCGGGACCGTGGGGCAGATGGGGACCGTGGTGGTAG
- the LOC128002503 gene encoding uncharacterized protein LOC128002503 isoform X10 produces MIFVRLQAARMTARVYFLLIAVLSCLFGYLNTTRAIQRQSKVKPGQCPLPERIPLWAESCFNDGQCPATRKCCPTPSGFACTEPRDQGRSQVQGSGPGQGSRHGQGSSSGWVQASGQGSSQGKGSGPGQSSGRGQGSSRVKGSGQVHGHGPGQDSGHGDVQGKGSGPGSRPGQSSSHGQGSVQGKVSGLGQGSGQRQGSSHGPGLGQGKGSGQGSRPVKVSGQGKGSGQSQGSGQGKASGPGQGSSHGSGKGSGPGQASGKGSGQGHGPGQGSGHGQGQVKANGQGSRQGHGQGQVKANGQGSRQGQGLGQGSGQGLGLGQGSGWGPWWPWGRPGPWGRWGPWW; encoded by the exons ATGATCTTTGTGAGATTGCAGGCTGCGAGGATGACCGCTCGAGTTTATTTCTTGTTGATTGCCGTTTTATCGTGTCTGTTTGGATACCTGAACACTACTCGCGCTATTCAAAGACAAAGCAAAG tgaagccgggtcagtgtcccTTACCGGAAAGGATTCCACTGTGGGCTGAAAGCTGTTTCAATGATGGACAGTGTCCAGCCACACGGAAGTGTTGCCCAACCCCCAGTGGCTTTGCATGCACTGAACCACGTGATCAGGGACGCAGCCAAGTACAGGGCAGTGGACCGGGCCAGGGAAGCCGCCACGGACAAGGATCGAGTAGTGGATGGGTTCAGGCTAGTGGGCAGGGTAGCAGCCAGGGTAAGGGTAGTGGACCAGGACAGTCTAGTGGCCGTGGCCAGGGAAGCAGCCGGGTTAAGGGAAGTGGACAGGTCCATGGCCACGGACCTGGACAGGATAGTGGCCACGGAGACGTCCAGGGTAAGGGAAGTGGACCGGGTAGCAGACCAGGACAGTCTAGCAGCCATGGCCAGGGAAGCGTCCAGGGTAAGGTAAGTGGTCTGGGACAGGGTAGTGGACAGAGGCAGGGAAGCAGCCATGGACCGGGTCTTGGCCAGGGTAAGGGAAGTGGACAGGGTAGTAGACCAGTAAAGGTTAGCGGCCAGGGTAAGGGAAGTGGACAgagccagggaagcggccagggtaaGGCGAGTGGACCAGGCCAGGGAAGCAGCCATGGATCAGGTAAGGGAAGTGGACCGGGCCAGGCTAGCGGTAAGGGAAGTGGACAGGGCCACGGacctggacagggaagtggccacggACAGGGCCAG GTTAAAGCAAATGGACAGGGTAGCAGACAGGGCCACGGACAGGGCCAGGTTAAGGCAAATGGACAGGGTAGCAGACAGGGCCAGGGActgggccagggaagcggacagggactGGGActgggccagggaagcggctggGGACCGTGGTGGCCGTGGGGCAGACCGGGACCGTGGGGCAGATGGGGACCGTGGTGGTAG
- the LOC128002503 gene encoding uncharacterized protein LOC128002503 isoform X13: MIFVRLQAARMTARVYFLLIAVLSCLFGYLNTTRAIQRQSKVKPGQCPLPERIPLWAESCFNDGQCPATRKCCPTPSGFACTEPRDQGRSQVQGSGPGQGSRHGQGSSSGWVQASGQGSSQGKGSGPGQSSGRGQGSSRVKGSGQVHGHGPGQDSGHGDVQGKGSGPGSRPGQSSSHGQGSVQGKVSGLGQGSGQRQGSSHGPGLGQGKGSGQGSRPVKVSGQGKGSGQSQGSGQGKASGPGQGSSHGSGKGSGPGQASGKGSGQGHGPGQGSGHGQGQVKANGQGSRQGQGLGQGSGQGLGLGQGSGWGPWWPWGRPGPWGRWGPWW; the protein is encoded by the exons ATGATCTTTGTGAGATTGCAGGCTGCGAGGATGACCGCTCGAGTTTATTTCTTGTTGATTGCCGTTTTATCGTGTCTGTTTGGATACCTGAACACTACTCGCGCTATTCAAAGACAAAGCAAAG tgaagccgggtcagtgtcccTTACCGGAAAGGATTCCACTGTGGGCTGAAAGCTGTTTCAATGATGGACAGTGTCCAGCCACACGGAAGTGTTGCCCAACCCCCAGTGGCTTTGCATGCACTGAACCACGTGATCAGGGACGCAGCCAAGTACAGGGCAGTGGACCGGGCCAGGGAAGCCGCCACGGACAAGGATCGAGTAGTGGATGGGTTCAGGCTAGTGGGCAGGGTAGCAGCCAGGGTAAGGGTAGTGGACCAGGACAGTCTAGTGGCCGTGGCCAGGGAAGCAGCCGGGTTAAGGGAAGTGGACAGGTCCATGGCCACGGACCTGGACAGGATAGTGGCCACGGAGACGTCCAGGGTAAGGGAAGTGGACCGGGTAGCAGACCAGGACAGTCTAGCAGCCATGGCCAGGGAAGCGTCCAGGGTAAGGTAAGTGGTCTGGGACAGGGTAGTGGACAGAGGCAGGGAAGCAGCCATGGACCGGGTCTTGGCCAGGGTAAGGGAAGTGGACAGGGTAGTAGACCAGTAAAGGTTAGCGGCCAGGGTAAGGGAAGTGGACAgagccagggaagcggccagggtaaGGCGAGTGGACCAGGCCAGGGAAGCAGCCATGGATCAGGTAAGGGAAGTGGACCGGGCCAGGCTAGCGGTAAGGGAAGTGGACAGGGCCACGGacctggacagggaagtggccacggACAGGGCCAG GTTAAGGCAAATGGACAGGGTAGCAGACAGGGCCAGGGActgggccagggaagcggacagggactGGGActgggccagggaagcggctggGGACCGTGGTGGCCGTGGGGCAGACCGGGACCGTGGGGCAGATGGGGACCGTGGTGGTAG
- the LOC128002503 gene encoding uncharacterized protein LOC128002503 isoform X8, with translation MIFVRLQAARMTARVYFLLIAVLSCLFGYLNTTRAIQRQSKVKPGQCPLPERIPLWAESCFNDGQCPATRKCCPTPSGFACTEPRDQGRSQVQGSGPGQGSRHGQGSSSGWVQASGQGSSQGKGSGPGQSSGRGQGSSRVKGSGQVHGHGPGQDSGHGDVQGKGSGPGSRPGQSSSHGQGSVQGKVSGLGQGSGQRQGSSHGPGLGQGKGSGQGSRPVKVSGQGKGSGQSQGSGQGKASGPGQGSSHGSGKGSGPGQASGKGSGQGHGPGQGSGHGQGQVKANGQGSRQGHGTGQGSGHGQGQVKANGQGSRQGQGLGQGSGQGLGLGQGSGWGPWWPWGRPGPWGRWGPWW, from the exons ATGATCTTTGTGAGATTGCAGGCTGCGAGGATGACCGCTCGAGTTTATTTCTTGTTGATTGCCGTTTTATCGTGTCTGTTTGGATACCTGAACACTACTCGCGCTATTCAAAGACAAAGCAAAG tgaagccgggtcagtgtcccTTACCGGAAAGGATTCCACTGTGGGCTGAAAGCTGTTTCAATGATGGACAGTGTCCAGCCACACGGAAGTGTTGCCCAACCCCCAGTGGCTTTGCATGCACTGAACCACGTGATCAGGGACGCAGCCAAGTACAGGGCAGTGGACCGGGCCAGGGAAGCCGCCACGGACAAGGATCGAGTAGTGGATGGGTTCAGGCTAGTGGGCAGGGTAGCAGCCAGGGTAAGGGTAGTGGACCAGGACAGTCTAGTGGCCGTGGCCAGGGAAGCAGCCGGGTTAAGGGAAGTGGACAGGTCCATGGCCACGGACCTGGACAGGATAGTGGCCACGGAGACGTCCAGGGTAAGGGAAGTGGACCGGGTAGCAGACCAGGACAGTCTAGCAGCCATGGCCAGGGAAGCGTCCAGGGTAAGGTAAGTGGTCTGGGACAGGGTAGTGGACAGAGGCAGGGAAGCAGCCATGGACCGGGTCTTGGCCAGGGTAAGGGAAGTGGACAGGGTAGTAGACCAGTAAAGGTTAGCGGCCAGGGTAAGGGAAGTGGACAgagccagggaagcggccagggtaaGGCGAGTGGACCAGGCCAGGGAAGCAGCCATGGATCAGGTAAGGGAAGTGGACCGGGCCAGGCTAGCGGTAAGGGAAGTGGACAGGGCCACGGacctggacagggaagtggccacggACAGGGCCAGGTTAAGGCAAATGGACAGGGTAGCAGACAGGGCCACGGaactggacagggaagtggccacggACAGGGCCAG GTTAAGGCAAATGGACAGGGTAGCAGACAGGGCCAGGGActgggccagggaagcggacagggactGGGActgggccagggaagcggctggGGACCGTGGTGGCCGTGGGGCAGACCGGGACCGTGGGGCAGATGGGGACCGTGGTGGTAG
- the LOC128002503 gene encoding uncharacterized protein LOC128002503 isoform X5 gives MIFVRLQAARMTARVYFLLIAVLSCLFGYLNTTRAIQRQSKVKPGQCPLPERIPLWAESCFNDGQCPATRKCCPTPSGFACTEPRDQGRSQVQGSGPGQGSRHGQGSSSGWVQASGQGSSQGKGSGPGQSSGRGQGSSRVKGSGQVHGHGPGQDSGHGDVQGKGSGPGSRPGQSSSHGQGSVQGKVSGLGQGSGQRQGSSHGPGLGQGKGSGQGSRPVKVSGQGKGSGQSQGSGQGKASGPGQGSSHGSGKGSGQGHGPGQGSGHGQGQVKANGQGSRQGHGTGQGSGHGQGQVKANGQGSRQGHGTGEGSGHGQGQVKANGQGSRQGQGLGQGSGQGLGLGQGSGWGPWWPWGRPGPWGRWGPWW, from the exons ATGATCTTTGTGAGATTGCAGGCTGCGAGGATGACCGCTCGAGTTTATTTCTTGTTGATTGCCGTTTTATCGTGTCTGTTTGGATACCTGAACACTACTCGCGCTATTCAAAGACAAAGCAAAG tgaagccgggtcagtgtcccTTACCGGAAAGGATTCCACTGTGGGCTGAAAGCTGTTTCAATGATGGACAGTGTCCAGCCACACGGAAGTGTTGCCCAACCCCCAGTGGCTTTGCATGCACTGAACCACGTGATCAGGGACGCAGCCAAGTACAGGGCAGTGGACCGGGCCAGGGAAGCCGCCACGGACAAGGATCGAGTAGTGGATGGGTTCAGGCTAGTGGGCAGGGTAGCAGCCAGGGTAAGGGTAGTGGACCAGGACAGTCTAGTGGCCGTGGCCAGGGAAGCAGCCGGGTTAAGGGAAGTGGACAGGTCCATGGCCACGGACCTGGACAGGATAGTGGCCACGGAGACGTCCAGGGTAAGGGAAGTGGACCGGGTAGCAGACCAGGACAGTCTAGCAGCCATGGCCAGGGAAGCGTCCAGGGTAAGGTAAGTGGTCTGGGACAGGGTAGTGGACAGAGGCAGGGAAGCAGCCATGGACCGGGTCTTGGCCAGGGTAAGGGAAGTGGACAGGGTAGTAGACCAGTAAAGGTTAGCGGCCAGGGTAAGGGAAGTGGACAgagccagggaagcggccagggtaaGGCGAGTGGACCAGGCCAGGGAAGCAGCCATGGATCA GGTAAGGGAAGTGGACAGGGCCACGGacctggacagggaagtggccacggACAGGGCCAGGTTAAGGCAAATGGACAGGGTAGCAGACAGGGCCACGGaactggacagggaagtggccacggACAGGGCCAGGTTAAGGCAAATGGACAGGGTAGCAGACAGGGCCACGGAACTGGAGAGGGAAGTGGCCACGGACAGGGCCAG GTTAAGGCAAATGGACAGGGTAGCAGACAGGGCCAGGGActgggccagggaagcggacagggactGGGActgggccagggaagcggctggGGACCGTGGTGGCCGTGGGGCAGACCGGGACCGTGGGGCAGATGGGGACCGTGGTGGTAG
- the LOC128002503 gene encoding uncharacterized protein LOC128002503 isoform X3: MIFVRLQAARMTARVYFLLIAVLSCLFGYLNTTRAIQRQSKVKPGQCPLPERIPLWAESCFNDGQCPATRKCCPTPSGFACTEPRDQGRSQVQGSGPGQGSRHGQGSSSGWVQASGQGSSQGKGSGPGQSSGRGQGSSRVKGSGQVHGHGPGQDSGHGDVQGKGSGPGSRPGQSSSHGQGSVQGKVSGLGQGSGQRQGSSHGPGLGQGKGSGQGSRPVKVSGQGKGSGQSQGSGQGKASGPGQGSSHGSGKGSGPGQASGKGSGQGHGPGQGSGHGQGQVKANGQGSRQGHGTGQGSGHGQGQVKANGQGSRQGHGQGQVKANGQGSRQGQGLGQGSGQGLGLGQGSGWGPWWPWGRPGPWGRWGPWW, encoded by the exons ATGATCTTTGTGAGATTGCAGGCTGCGAGGATGACCGCTCGAGTTTATTTCTTGTTGATTGCCGTTTTATCGTGTCTGTTTGGATACCTGAACACTACTCGCGCTATTCAAAGACAAAGCAAAG tgaagccgggtcagtgtcccTTACCGGAAAGGATTCCACTGTGGGCTGAAAGCTGTTTCAATGATGGACAGTGTCCAGCCACACGGAAGTGTTGCCCAACCCCCAGTGGCTTTGCATGCACTGAACCACGTGATCAGGGACGCAGCCAAGTACAGGGCAGTGGACCGGGCCAGGGAAGCCGCCACGGACAAGGATCGAGTAGTGGATGGGTTCAGGCTAGTGGGCAGGGTAGCAGCCAGGGTAAGGGTAGTGGACCAGGACAGTCTAGTGGCCGTGGCCAGGGAAGCAGCCGGGTTAAGGGAAGTGGACAGGTCCATGGCCACGGACCTGGACAGGATAGTGGCCACGGAGACGTCCAGGGTAAGGGAAGTGGACCGGGTAGCAGACCAGGACAGTCTAGCAGCCATGGCCAGGGAAGCGTCCAGGGTAAGGTAAGTGGTCTGGGACAGGGTAGTGGACAGAGGCAGGGAAGCAGCCATGGACCGGGTCTTGGCCAGGGTAAGGGAAGTGGACAGGGTAGTAGACCAGTAAAGGTTAGCGGCCAGGGTAAGGGAAGTGGACAgagccagggaagcggccagggtaaGGCGAGTGGACCAGGCCAGGGAAGCAGCCATGGATCAGGTAAGGGAAGTGGACCGGGCCAGGCTAGCGGTAAGGGAAGTGGACAGGGCCACGGacctggacagggaagtggccacggACAGGGCCAGGTTAAGGCAAATGGACAGGGTAGCAGACAGGGCCACGGaactggacagggaagtggccacggACAGGGCCAG GTTAAAGCAAATGGACAGGGTAGCAGACAGGGCCACGGACAGGGCCAGGTTAAGGCAAATGGACAGGGTAGCAGACAGGGCCAGGGActgggccagggaagcggacagggactGGGActgggccagggaagcggctggGGACCGTGGTGGCCGTGGGGCAGACCGGGACCGTGGGGCAGATGGGGACCGTGGTGGTAG
- the LOC128002503 gene encoding putative per-hexamer repeat protein 5 isoform X6: MIFVRLQAARMTARVYFLLIAVLSCLFGYLNTTRAIQRQSKVKPGQCPLPERIPLWAESCFNDGQCPATRKCCPTPSGFACTEPRDQGRSQVQGSGPGQGSRHGQGSSSGWVQASGQGSSQGKGSGPGQSSGRGQGSSRGKGSGPGSRPGQSSSHGQGSVQGKVSGLGQGSGQRQGSSHGPGLGQGKGSGQGSRPVKVSGQGKGSGQSQGSGQGKASGPGQGSSHGSGKGSGPGQASGKGSGQGHGPGQGSGHGQGQVKANGQGSRQGHGTGQGSGHGQGQVKANGQGSRQGHGTGEGSGHGQGQVKANGQGSRQGHGQGQVKANGQGSRQGQGLGQGSGQGLGLGQGSGWGPWWPWGRPGPWGRWGPWW, translated from the exons ATGATCTTTGTGAGATTGCAGGCTGCGAGGATGACCGCTCGAGTTTATTTCTTGTTGATTGCCGTTTTATCGTGTCTGTTTGGATACCTGAACACTACTCGCGCTATTCAAAGACAAAGCAAAG tgaagccgggtcagtgtcccTTACCGGAAAGGATTCCACTGTGGGCTGAAAGCTGTTTCAATGATGGACAGTGTCCAGCCACACGGAAGTGTTGCCCAACCCCCAGTGGCTTTGCATGCACTGAACCACGTGATCAGGGACGCAGCCAAGTACAGGGCAGTGGACCGGGCCAGGGAAGCCGCCACGGACAAGGATCGAGTAGTGGATGGGTTCAGGCTAGTGGGCAGGGTAGCAGCCAGGGTAAGGGTAGTGGACCAGGACAGTCTAGTGGCCGTGGCCAGGGAAGCAGCCGG GGTAAGGGAAGTGGACCGGGTAGCAGACCAGGACAGTCTAGCAGCCATGGCCAGGGAAGCGTCCAGGGTAAGGTAAGTGGTCTGGGACAGGGTAGTGGACAGAGGCAGGGAAGCAGCCATGGACCGGGTCTTGGCCAGGGTAAGGGAAGTGGACAGGGTAGTAGACCAGTAAAGGTTAGCGGCCAGGGTAAGGGAAGTGGACAgagccagggaagcggccagggtaaGGCGAGTGGACCAGGCCAGGGAAGCAGCCATGGATCAGGTAAGGGAAGTGGACCGGGCCAGGCTAGCGGTAAGGGAAGTGGACAGGGCCACGGacctggacagggaagtggccacggACAGGGCCAGGTTAAGGCAAATGGACAGGGTAGCAGACAGGGCCACGGaactggacagggaagtggccacggACAGGGCCAGGTTAAGGCAAATGGACAGGGTAGCAGACAGGGCCACGGAACTGGAGAGGGAAGTGGCCACGGACAGGGCCAGGTTAAAGCAAATGGACAGGGTAGCAGACAGGGCCACGGACAGGGCCAGGTTAAGGCAAATGGACAGGGTAGCAGACAGGGCCAGGGActgggccagggaagcggacagggactGGGActgggccagggaagcggctggGGACCGTGGTGGCCGTGGGGCAGACCGGGACCGTGGGGCAGATGGGGACCGTGGTGGTAG